In one window of Haladaptatus sp. QDMS2 DNA:
- a CDS encoding response regulator: protein MGSPAQPVVLIVDDEPDIAETYELWLSDRYQIKIAGSGDEALSKIDTDVDVVLLDRMMPGMSGEEVLTEIRTRDIDCRVAMVTAVDPSFDIIEMGFDEYVVKPPSKERLRATVEQLVKRGELNTTYQEYFSLIARQDALQAEFSPGELADSPEYNTLLAQIEAQESKLKDRLGELNSDANFIGAIREIMRESESMNEAEHTTNNSGEHTQ, encoded by the coding sequence ATGGGGTCTCCCGCCCAGCCAGTCGTACTCATCGTCGACGATGAGCCAGACATCGCAGAAACCTACGAACTCTGGCTCTCCGATAGGTATCAAATTAAAATTGCTGGGTCAGGTGACGAAGCTCTTTCAAAAATCGATACAGATGTCGATGTTGTTTTACTTGACCGAATGATGCCTGGCATGTCCGGTGAGGAAGTATTAACGGAAATTCGCACGCGCGATATCGACTGTCGCGTGGCAATGGTTACAGCCGTCGACCCAAGCTTTGACATCATCGAAATGGGATTCGATGAGTATGTCGTCAAACCCCCAAGCAAAGAACGCCTTCGTGCGACGGTTGAGCAACTAGTGAAACGAGGGGAACTCAACACCACCTACCAAGAGTACTTCTCACTGATAGCCCGACAGGATGCCCTCCAGGCAGAATTCTCGCCCGGTGAATTAGCCGACAGTCCAGAATACAATACGCTTCTAGCCCAAATCGAAGCACAAGAATCGAAACTCAAAGATCGACTAGGCGAATTAAACTCAGATGCGAACTTCATTGGCGCAATTCGTGAAATAATGCGTGAAAGTGAATCCATGAACGAGGCGGAACATACTACGAACAACTCCGGGGAACACACTCAATGA
- a CDS encoding response regulator produces MSTSVAPVVLIVEDEPDVAETYERWLTDYDVRWVETGDQALAQLDESVDVVLLDRMLPGMSGGEVLEEIRSRKIDCRVAMVTAVDPGFDIIEMGFDEYVTKPPDRDQLRETVERLLHRATLDSDLQKYYSLVARRAALETEYTRRELDASEEYVGLVEQIETQRAAVDDGIGDLTSDADFIGAVRAIMDGPDDQHPLDEDVSEDPQN; encoded by the coding sequence ATGAGCACCTCCGTCGCTCCGGTTGTCCTCATCGTCGAAGACGAACCGGATGTCGCAGAAACGTACGAACGATGGCTCACGGACTACGATGTCCGCTGGGTGGAAACAGGCGACCAGGCACTCGCTCAGCTTGACGAGTCGGTCGATGTTGTTCTCCTAGATCGGATGTTGCCCGGCATGTCGGGAGGAGAGGTACTTGAGGAGATTCGTTCACGGAAGATCGACTGTCGGGTGGCGATGGTAACGGCGGTCGATCCGGGATTCGACATCATTGAGATGGGGTTCGACGAGTACGTCACGAAGCCACCGGATCGTGATCAGCTCCGCGAAACCGTTGAGCGTCTCCTTCATCGGGCGACACTCGATAGTGACTTACAGAAATATTACTCACTCGTAGCCCGACGTGCAGCACTCGAAACTGAGTACACCAGGCGAGAACTTGACGCGAGTGAAGAATATGTAGGCTTGGTCGAACAAATCGAGACACAACGAGCCGCAGTCGATGACGGAATTGGTGACCTGACCTCGGATGCAGACTTCATTGGTGCTGTCCGCGCGATCATGGACGGACCAGACGACCAGCATCCTCTGGATGAAGATGTATCTGAAGACCCGCAGAACTGA
- a CDS encoding PAS domain S-box protein yields MNRGLSLRASEELKQALSVWIIGGTGIVLAGFEIWHAIQMQTLLGRIIEAGLPLVMAFVIVSASYWLSQSEFSESEMLRIAGWFILGLIGMAVVTGWIISHQIIRGVGFHHWHFVTASSMTVGGMAGFLIGVYDGKRRDQHREAERAQQAIGASMDGIAILNEKGEYESVNQAHAEVYGYDDPGVFIGKTWHICYTEPEVERVEEEVMPQLSAEGRWRGELTGLRRDGSTFPQELTLSLRPDGGLICVVRDATERKEREQQLATREQRLRTIVENVPVILFAVDRNHEITLQVGKGLDDVGVEQNQMVGESINDVFDNSPEVIDAIDRSFDGEAVDITIDLWERTYQVWYEPIANGGQITNVIGVAMDVTERDKRERGIRALHDATRKMMQATDRETICQISVDSAQNALGLSMSAIWLHADDEPQLEPVALSDRARELFGGAPTFEPGNSIAWQVYESGEPRVFNDISREANRFNPETKLRGELIVPIAEYGVLTSGSTDPGRFNEADVMLAQLLAANTRSALDRAEREAALQRQTDQMEFFNSILRHDVLNGMTVIRGRAEFLTEELEGEQLRDAQTVVRWSDDVITIVQRVRKVLEALTGTGDPQLESVDLSAVLHSEVDRIQATYPDVTFETDIPEAVNVKANDLLGEVLGNVITNAVDHNDTDGLRVSLAVDEERDDTDEFVTVRIADNGCGVPDESKEAIFRRDETGHAKSTGSGFGLFFVDSMVAEYGGDIWVEDNDPHGAVFMIKLLTPSQ; encoded by the coding sequence ATGAATAGAGGGTTGTCGTTGCGGGCATCGGAGGAATTGAAACAGGCGCTCAGTGTCTGGATTATTGGAGGAACCGGGATCGTCCTAGCCGGGTTTGAAATCTGGCATGCGATCCAGATGCAAACACTGTTGGGTCGAATCATTGAAGCGGGCTTGCCACTGGTGATGGCGTTTGTCATTGTCTCTGCCAGCTATTGGCTCTCCCAAAGCGAGTTCAGTGAGTCGGAGATGCTCAGAATTGCCGGCTGGTTCATCCTGGGGTTGATTGGGATGGCCGTAGTGACAGGCTGGATAATCAGCCATCAGATTATTCGTGGTGTGGGCTTTCACCACTGGCATTTCGTGACCGCAAGTAGTATGACTGTCGGGGGGATGGCTGGTTTCCTCATCGGTGTGTATGACGGCAAGCGGAGAGATCAGCACCGGGAGGCTGAAAGAGCTCAACAGGCCATCGGCGCGTCAATGGATGGGATAGCAATCCTCAACGAGAAGGGTGAGTATGAGTCAGTCAATCAAGCACATGCTGAGGTCTATGGATATGACGACCCCGGTGTGTTCATTGGTAAGACCTGGCACATATGTTATACAGAGCCAGAAGTTGAACGGGTTGAGGAAGAGGTCATGCCGCAGTTGAGTGCGGAGGGGCGTTGGCGAGGAGAACTCACTGGGCTTCGTCGTGATGGGAGTACGTTTCCGCAAGAACTCACGCTCTCTTTGCGTCCAGACGGCGGCCTTATCTGCGTTGTTCGAGACGCCACCGAGCGCAAAGAGCGCGAGCAACAGCTTGCAACCCGCGAGCAACGGCTCCGAACTATCGTCGAGAACGTTCCAGTAATCCTGTTTGCCGTCGATCGTAACCATGAAATCACGCTCCAAGTCGGCAAGGGCTTGGATGATGTGGGGGTTGAGCAGAACCAGATGGTCGGAGAATCGATCAATGACGTGTTCGATAATTCGCCCGAGGTCATCGATGCGATCGATCGAAGCTTCGATGGCGAGGCTGTCGACATAACGATTGATCTCTGGGAACGAACCTATCAGGTTTGGTACGAGCCGATCGCGAACGGTGGTCAGATCACGAACGTGATTGGTGTCGCGATGGACGTCACCGAGCGCGACAAGCGCGAGCGGGGTATCAGAGCCTTGCACGACGCAACTCGGAAGATGATGCAGGCGACCGACCGGGAGACGATCTGTCAAATTTCCGTTGACTCAGCGCAGAACGCGCTGGGTCTGTCGATGTCGGCAATCTGGTTACACGCAGACGATGAACCTCAGTTAGAACCCGTTGCGTTGTCAGACCGGGCGAGGGAATTGTTTGGTGGCGCGCCTACATTCGAGCCGGGGAACAGCATCGCCTGGCAGGTGTATGAGTCGGGAGAACCCCGCGTCTTCAACGACATTAGCAGAGAGGCCAACCGCTTCAATCCCGAGACGAAGCTCCGTGGCGAACTGATCGTTCCGATCGCAGAGTACGGTGTATTGACTAGCGGGTCGACCGATCCCGGCCGATTTAACGAGGCAGATGTCATGCTCGCGCAATTGTTAGCGGCGAACACGCGCTCTGCGCTTGACCGAGCCGAACGCGAGGCGGCTCTCCAGCGCCAGACCGACCAAATGGAATTCTTCAATTCGATCCTGCGCCACGACGTGTTAAACGGGATGACGGTGATACGGGGGCGGGCTGAGTTCCTCACCGAGGAACTCGAGGGCGAGCAGCTACGGGACGCCCAGACGGTCGTTCGTTGGTCCGACGACGTCATCACTATCGTTCAGCGCGTCCGGAAGGTGTTGGAGGCGCTGACGGGAACGGGTGATCCACAGCTCGAGAGTGTTGATCTGTCGGCAGTCCTGCACTCGGAAGTCGACCGTATTCAGGCGACCTACCCCGACGTTACGTTCGAGACGGACATCCCGGAGGCTGTGAACGTCAAGGCGAACGATCTGTTGGGTGAGGTCCTTGGCAATGTCATCACGAACGCGGTCGATCATAACGACACTGATGGATTGCGTGTGTCGCTAGCTGTGGACGAGGAACGCGACGACACCGACGAATTCGTGACTGTTCGGATTGCCGATAACGGTTGCGGTGTCCCCGATGAAAGCAAGGAGGCGATCTTCCGGCGTGACGAGACGGGGCATGCGAAATCAACTGGCTCTGGCTTCGGACTCTTCTTCGTTGATTCAATGGTAGCCGAGTACGGGGGCGACATCTGGGTCGAGGACAACGACCCCCACGGGGCGGTGTTCATGATCAAGTTGCTGACTCCATCGCAGTAA
- a CDS encoding transposase, with the protein MNNKIRHKREQLVHDVANQVLALALVYDVDAIVHEDLRSLSPPCGEGQLSWELSSWARREIASKIEYRADIAGLHVKRVRPGNTSRSCPRCGSTGHTTKSPDHAFEVWWGGHFRCDNARCGFQADRDYVGAVNVARVFFSRKAKQALFIV; encoded by the coding sequence GTGAACAACAAGATTCGCCACAAGCGAGAGCAGTTGGTTCACGATGTAGCAAATCAAGTCCTCGCGCTTGCACTTGTGTACGACGTTGACGCGATTGTTCACGAAGACTTGCGGAGCCTGTCACCGCCCTGTGGTGAGGGACAACTCTCGTGGGAACTTTCGTCGTGGGCACGCCGCGAGATTGCCTCAAAAATCGAGTATCGGGCGGACATCGCCGGATTGCACGTGAAGCGTGTGCGTCCGGGTAACACGTCCCGGTCGTGTCCTCGATGTGGCTCCACGGGTCACACTACGAAGTCGCCTGACCACGCATTCGAGGTGTGGTGGGGCGGTCACTTCCGGTGTGACAACGCCCGGTGTGGCTTTCAGGCCGACCGGGACTACGTTGGCGCGGTCAACGTGGCTCGCGTGTTCTTCAGCAGAAAAGCGAAACAAGCCCTCTTTATCGTCTAA
- a CDS encoding HAMP domain-containing sensor histidine kinase, whose product MVRQSSTSTLWGWRLLAIGTGFEAIGELTWMAYELGTGDVPFPGLPDLFYLTGYPVLALGLVLLTTDRRRLGSMYRLTLDGLIVGGALLTVSWYFLLEPILTSSSLNSPDTLVAMAYPILDIVVGSIAFVVALNTRGQRRTPILLISLGLFIWVIADSTFAYLEFTSGYVFSEIDSAWVAGNALIALGALHPAATLTPRVTERRRYEFIELLAPYGPFAVAMVLIGYLGLTGQFRSDDVFFGAFVLVALLLRQSYVFHDAAKLSRELDEQEATLNKRNKELVLLNQIVRHDICNDMMVALAWGRELRNHVSQEANTMLDRVIRTTQHTVELTETLRDFLNSIETEDESELTPTDLQRTLHDTIDRRREAYPDAEFSGWDSIPAVEVWATPLLSCVFRNLLNNAIQHNSKGKSRIEISAELSDETVIIRIADNGPGIPVDQRDVVFGRGEKGLKSAGSGVGLYLVDTLMTQFGGDVWIEANEPTGAVFVITLSRVTHHE is encoded by the coding sequence GTGGTACGCCAGAGTTCTACCTCGACACTCTGGGGATGGCGACTGCTCGCAATCGGTACCGGATTCGAAGCAATTGGCGAACTCACCTGGATGGCGTATGAGTTAGGAACCGGCGACGTGCCATTCCCTGGTCTTCCTGACCTGTTTTATCTCACCGGCTATCCTGTTCTTGCGCTCGGATTGGTCTTGCTGACGACCGATCGACGACGCTTGGGATCGATGTACCGACTCACACTTGATGGGCTGATCGTTGGCGGGGCGTTACTCACCGTAAGCTGGTATTTCCTCCTCGAACCAATCCTCACCAGTAGTTCACTTAACTCTCCAGACACGTTGGTGGCGATGGCGTATCCCATCTTGGATATCGTCGTCGGTTCGATTGCCTTCGTCGTTGCGCTGAACACACGAGGGCAACGACGGACCCCAATTCTCTTGATTTCACTTGGTCTGTTCATCTGGGTGATTGCAGACAGTACCTTCGCGTATCTCGAATTCACCAGCGGCTACGTCTTCAGCGAAATCGATTCCGCGTGGGTCGCCGGTAATGCCCTCATCGCACTCGGCGCACTTCATCCGGCAGCAACGCTCACTCCGCGCGTCACCGAGCGACGCCGCTATGAGTTCATTGAACTGCTTGCTCCATACGGCCCATTTGCGGTCGCCATGGTGCTCATCGGCTATCTCGGGCTCACCGGCCAATTCCGGAGTGACGACGTCTTCTTCGGGGCATTCGTATTAGTTGCACTGTTACTACGCCAATCGTACGTATTCCACGACGCAGCCAAACTAAGTCGTGAATTAGACGAACAAGAGGCCACGCTCAACAAACGAAACAAAGAGTTGGTACTGCTCAACCAGATTGTCCGACACGACATCTGTAACGATATGATGGTCGCGCTCGCCTGGGGACGGGAATTGCGAAACCATGTCTCACAGGAGGCAAACACGATGCTTGACCGAGTGATTCGAACGACGCAACACACGGTTGAACTCACGGAAACCTTGCGCGATTTTCTCAATTCGATCGAAACCGAAGACGAATCTGAGTTAACACCAACGGATCTTCAACGTACACTCCACGATACAATCGATCGGCGTCGTGAAGCGTATCCGGACGCCGAGTTTTCGGGTTGGGATTCCATCCCTGCTGTCGAGGTGTGGGCGACGCCGTTGTTGTCGTGCGTCTTTCGAAACCTCCTCAATAACGCGATTCAACACAATAGCAAAGGCAAATCACGCATTGAGATCTCCGCTGAGTTATCTGACGAAACCGTGATTATCCGGATTGCGGATAACGGTCCCGGAATTCCAGTTGATCAGCGCGATGTGGTGTTCGGCCGTGGGGAGAAGGGACTTAAAAGTGCAGGATCGGGGGTGGGGCTCTATTTAGTGGACACCTTGATGACGCAATTTGGAGGTGACGTCTGGATTGAAGCGAATGAGCCAACGGGCGCTGTCTTTGTGATAACACTCTCGCGCGTGACCCACCATGAGTAG
- a CDS encoding universal stress protein: MYTDILIPTDGRAGMERVSAHALTLAELCEARIHVVNVVDETTYMTLPDDVRDQLQQTFEEDGHSATKIIAERAIDRGLDVRREIRWGDPAVAIIAYAIENEIDIIVMGTRGKTGFERYLLGSVAEKVVRVSPVPVMTVHTGDREELLSTLDELVGV, translated from the coding sequence ATGTATACTGACATTCTTATTCCCACAGATGGCCGTGCCGGAATGGAGCGGGTGAGCGCACACGCCCTGACACTTGCAGAGCTGTGTGAGGCCAGAATCCACGTCGTGAACGTCGTTGATGAAACCACCTACATGACACTTCCTGATGACGTTCGCGACCAATTGCAGCAAACCTTCGAAGAAGACGGCCACAGTGCCACAAAAATAATCGCCGAGCGAGCAATCGATCGGGGACTTGACGTGCGCCGAGAAATCCGTTGGGGAGATCCTGCCGTCGCCATTATCGCGTACGCCATCGAAAACGAGATCGATATTATCGTAATGGGTACCCGAGGGAAAACAGGCTTCGAGCGGTATCTGCTTGGCAGTGTTGCCGAGAAAGTTGTCCGTGTCTCCCCAGTTCCCGTCATGACCGTGCATACCGGTGACCGCGAGGAGTTACTCTCAACCCTCGACGAATTAGTTGGTGTTTGA
- a CDS encoding helix-turn-helix transcriptional regulator — MHDLTGFQRDLLYVIAGNEKPYGLAVKDELEAYYEQEIHYGRLYPNLDTLVEKGFVEKGEHNGRTNYYAVT; from the coding sequence ATGCATGATTTGACCGGGTTCCAACGCGACCTACTGTACGTCATCGCCGGGAACGAGAAACCCTATGGCCTCGCCGTCAAAGACGAGCTAGAAGCATACTACGAACAAGAAATTCACTACGGACGTCTCTACCCGAACCTCGACACGCTCGTCGAGAAGGGCTTCGTCGAGAAAGGCGAACACAATGGGCGGACGAATTACTACGCGGTAACTTGA
- a CDS encoding isoprenylcysteine carboxylmethyltransferase family protein produces the protein MVGVVRVADHQVPERNQKTAMQLIDGELYPILRRLWAYTPVPEPHVAGLVIGRVLYARWPRRITQKRTMARASGLGLIGCGVLLIGWAFRSVAGNIGPEERQLVTTGPYAFSRNPMYVGWTMLYAGRALLSNNRWVALLLPAVVAITHVGTIQEERALEREFGDEYRVFRQNVRRYL, from the coding sequence ATGGTTGGTGTAGTGAGGGTGGCAGACCACCAAGTTCCGGAAAGAAACCAGAAGACTGCCATGCAACTAATCGATGGGGAGCTGTATCCGATTCTCCGGAGGCTCTGGGCCTACACTCCGGTTCCGGAGCCGCACGTTGCTGGGCTAGTCATCGGGAGAGTGCTTTACGCGCGCTGGCCGCGGCGGATTACTCAAAAACGGACCATGGCACGTGCCAGTGGACTGGGACTGATTGGGTGTGGGGTTTTGCTCATCGGATGGGCATTCAGATCGGTCGCAGGGAACATCGGTCCAGAAGAACGACAGCTCGTTACGACTGGCCCGTATGCATTCAGTCGAAACCCCATGTACGTTGGGTGGACGATGCTCTATGCAGGCCGCGCGTTGCTCAGCAATAACCGGTGGGTTGCGCTCTTGCTTCCAGCAGTTGTCGCCATTACCCACGTCGGGACCATTCAGGAAGAACGGGCCCTGGAACGGGAGTTCGGTGACGAGTATCGTGTCTTTCGCCAAAACGTCCGCCGGTATCTTTAA
- a CDS encoding hemolysin family protein codes for MVDLIAVGGLLLAVFLVVMNGVFVAAEFAFVKLRPTRVNTLVDRGKPGAGLVQDALENLDGYLAVSQLGITLSSLGLGWIGEPAVAALIEPVLGELLPTGVIHLVAFALGFGFITFLHVVFGELAPKTFAIQEAERVAFLVAPLMKFFYYVFIPGIIVFNGTANYFTGLFGVSPAAEGEETHSEEEILMILSRSEETGEIDLEEVEMIESVFKLGDTIAREIMVPRPDVETVSASMTLPELRSVAASGTYTRYIVLDEDGEQPIGFVHAKDILKASETDHDGPVTARALARDVLVVPETRRIDAILAEFQTHGGGQIAVVIDEWGVFEGIVTIEDILEEIVGDIRDEFDTTPQGPTIEERDDGTYLIDGGVPVREVNDQLGTEFETDEVETIGGFVFSKLGREPKVGDRIEHQGYVLRVNAIDNARIKRLVIQPPEYSQKKPTEE; via the coding sequence ATGGTCGATTTGATTGCAGTCGGTGGGCTGCTCCTCGCTGTCTTCCTTGTGGTCATGAACGGCGTGTTCGTGGCCGCCGAGTTCGCATTTGTGAAACTCCGGCCGACCCGAGTGAACACGCTGGTCGACCGCGGAAAGCCCGGTGCGGGCCTCGTACAGGACGCACTCGAGAATCTAGATGGATACCTCGCCGTCAGTCAGCTCGGGATTACGCTTTCCTCACTCGGCCTCGGGTGGATTGGTGAACCAGCTGTGGCAGCACTCATCGAGCCAGTTCTCGGTGAACTGCTGCCTACAGGAGTAATTCATCTGGTTGCGTTCGCGCTTGGATTCGGTTTCATCACGTTCCTCCATGTCGTGTTTGGCGAACTCGCACCGAAGACGTTCGCCATCCAAGAGGCCGAACGAGTGGCGTTTCTCGTCGCCCCGCTCATGAAGTTCTTTTATTACGTGTTCATCCCGGGTATCATCGTCTTCAACGGCACTGCCAACTACTTCACCGGCTTGTTTGGCGTCTCGCCAGCGGCAGAAGGCGAGGAGACGCATTCCGAGGAAGAAATCCTGATGATTCTCAGCCGCTCCGAAGAGACTGGAGAAATCGATCTTGAGGAGGTTGAGATGATCGAGAGTGTCTTCAAACTCGGCGACACGATCGCTCGCGAAATCATGGTGCCACGCCCCGACGTGGAGACAGTCTCCGCGTCGATGACCCTCCCAGAACTCAGATCTGTTGCCGCCAGCGGAACCTACACGCGATATATTGTGCTCGATGAGGACGGAGAACAGCCGATTGGCTTCGTCCACGCGAAGGACATTCTGAAGGCGAGTGAAACCGACCACGACGGTCCGGTCACTGCACGCGCTCTCGCACGCGACGTTCTCGTTGTTCCGGAAACGCGACGAATTGACGCGATTCTCGCCGAATTTCAGACGCACGGTGGGGGACAGATTGCCGTAGTTATTGACGAATGGGGCGTTTTCGAGGGGATCGTCACGATTGAGGACATTCTCGAAGAGATCGTTGGCGATATTCGAGACGAATTCGACACAACACCGCAGGGTCCCACCATCGAGGAGCGAGATGATGGGACGTACCTCATCGACGGCGGCGTGCCGGTTCGTGAGGTGAACGACCAACTCGGCACTGAGTTCGAGACTGATGAAGTCGAAACCATCGGCGGCTTCGTCTTTAGTAAACTCGGACGAGAACCGAAGGTGGGTGACCGGATCGAACACCAAGGATACGTGCTTCGCGTTAACGCGATCGACAACGCGCGAATTAAACGGCTCGTGATTCAACCACCAGAATACTCTCAGAAGAAACCCACCGAAGAATGA
- a CDS encoding HTTM domain-containing protein, giving the protein MALHNRLSTVRDRISLAVRHRFEIDTRSLAVFRIAIGLLILADLVRRSRALTAFYTDFGVLPRTALISRSDPLHLSLHTLSGDAWVQAVFFLIAGVFAVALTIGYRTSAATIGSWIFLVSLHNRMPEVLNGGDFLLRLLLFWAMFLPLGASWAVDNQQASNTQTRTAVRSVAAAALLLQVVIMYSTNAAFKLSGDVWLQGKGLEYVFSLGQFTILFGDVLGSYPAVLHGLDYLWLGMITLSFLLIALPGLWRTGFVFLFISLHLGMLFTMRIDLFALISIAGLLPFLPAAFWDIVLPQLSHYRLSRAIGQWPQKLAGTLPVITVSGVPSLLSRWKTRLGTGVPLFFLVLIVLWNIQVLGYSQVYGHDVVPEEAESVIDLTRTDQYWNMFAPDPLSTDGWIVAPGLLENGSRIDAFHGGPIRWDRPADISDTYPTARWRKYLVGLWRDDTTDRRYFADYLCRRWNSQHEAELVNVSVYFMEQPTQIHTETEPINKVKLEDYHC; this is encoded by the coding sequence ATGGCACTTCACAACCGTCTTTCAACCGTCAGAGATCGGATTTCTCTCGCTGTTCGTCACCGGTTTGAGATTGATACTCGATCGCTTGCTGTGTTCCGAATTGCTATCGGACTCCTCATACTCGCTGATCTCGTCCGCCGGTCACGTGCCCTCACCGCATTCTATACCGATTTCGGTGTGCTGCCACGGACGGCTCTTATCTCTCGTTCAGACCCGTTACACCTGTCACTTCACACGCTCTCCGGCGATGCATGGGTCCAGGCGGTTTTCTTCTTGATTGCAGGTGTCTTTGCCGTGGCACTGACCATTGGTTATCGAACGTCGGCCGCAACAATCGGTTCCTGGATCTTTCTCGTATCGCTTCATAATCGGATGCCAGAGGTCCTCAATGGTGGAGACTTCCTCCTCCGATTACTGCTCTTCTGGGCGATGTTTCTGCCGCTCGGCGCGTCCTGGGCGGTCGATAATCAACAGGCCAGCAACACTCAGACGCGAACCGCTGTAAGGAGTGTCGCGGCGGCCGCACTATTACTACAGGTCGTCATCATGTATAGTACGAACGCCGCGTTCAAGCTATCCGGTGATGTCTGGCTCCAGGGCAAGGGGCTCGAGTACGTCTTCAGTCTCGGTCAATTCACCATTCTGTTCGGTGACGTCCTCGGGTCCTACCCTGCTGTCCTCCATGGTCTTGATTATCTCTGGTTGGGGATGATCACGCTCTCATTTCTCCTGATCGCACTTCCCGGTCTCTGGCGGACGGGGTTCGTGTTTCTCTTCATCAGTTTGCATCTCGGGATGCTGTTCACCATGCGCATTGATCTCTTTGCACTCATCTCGATCGCCGGGTTACTCCCCTTCCTACCCGCAGCGTTCTGGGACATCGTGCTACCGCAGCTATCCCACTATCGACTGAGTAGAGCGATTGGTCAGTGGCCACAGAAACTCGCCGGTACACTGCCGGTCATCACTGTTTCGGGTGTTCCCTCGCTGCTAAGTCGATGGAAGACCCGCTTGGGGACTGGTGTTCCACTATTCTTCCTTGTCCTCATCGTGCTCTGGAACATTCAGGTTCTTGGCTATTCCCAGGTCTACGGGCATGACGTGGTTCCAGAGGAGGCCGAGTCGGTTATCGATCTCACTCGTACCGATCAGTACTGGAATATGTTCGCGCCAGATCCCCTCTCCACTGATGGATGGATTGTCGCTCCGGGACTACTCGAAAATGGCTCACGGATCGACGCCTTTCACGGTGGGCCTATCCGCTGGGATCGGCCGGCGGATATTTCAGATACGTACCCGACAGCACGATGGCGGAAATATCTCGTCGGGCTCTGGCGGGACGACACCACAGACCGCCGTTATTTCGCCGACTATCTCTGTCGACGCTGGAATAGCCAGCATGAAGCCGAACTGGTCAATGTTTCAGTGTACTTCATGGAACAGCCGACGCAGATCCATACCGAGACCGAACCGATCAATAAAGTCAAGTTGGAGGACTATCACTGCTAG
- the bioB gene encoding biotin synthase BioB — MVYETENTTIAHAVEQVLADERLDRRDGLALIAQPVEELAAAADFVRAHFGDDTVDACSIVNAKAGNCAEDCGFCAQSVHFDAGIETYGFLDPEEILEAAKRAERDGAQRFGIVVAEKGVSKEQRPDEWQEVLRAIRLVRDETDVEVDASLGILTETEAQILADEGINHYNHNIETSPRFFPEIVGTHSFEDRVETLEIAKAAGMDLCAGVILGMGETPTDRVDAAIALQEIGISSLPVNVLNPIEGTPLGDRLGDDAAISTNELISTIAVYRLLHPHARVRLTGGREVNLETDEQHLPFEAGADGILTGDYLTTSGQSPGDDIEAIERAGMEPNMTVHEFDTEAVKARTKRERRTVETAAGSANSNAELEN; from the coding sequence GTGGTTTACGAGACCGAAAACACGACGATAGCCCACGCCGTCGAACAGGTACTGGCTGATGAACGATTAGATCGCCGTGACGGGCTGGCACTCATCGCACAGCCGGTCGAGGAACTCGCGGCCGCCGCCGACTTCGTCCGCGCGCACTTCGGTGACGACACGGTTGATGCCTGCTCGATCGTGAACGCGAAAGCGGGCAACTGTGCCGAAGACTGTGGCTTCTGCGCCCAATCCGTCCACTTCGACGCCGGCATCGAGACGTACGGGTTTCTCGACCCCGAAGAGATACTTGAAGCAGCCAAACGAGCAGAGCGCGACGGTGCCCAGCGCTTCGGCATCGTCGTTGCCGAGAAAGGCGTCTCCAAGGAACAACGACCCGACGAGTGGCAGGAGGTGCTCCGGGCTATTCGCCTCGTTCGCGACGAGACCGACGTCGAGGTCGACGCCTCGCTCGGCATCCTCACGGAGACAGAAGCCCAAATCCTCGCCGACGAGGGGATTAACCACTACAATCACAACATCGAGACCTCTCCCCGGTTCTTCCCGGAAATTGTTGGGACCCACTCCTTCGAAGACCGGGTGGAGACCCTGGAGATCGCCAAAGCAGCCGGGATGGACCTGTGTGCCGGGGTCATCCTCGGTATGGGGGAGACGCCGACCGACCGCGTGGACGCCGCTATCGCCCTGCAAGAGATCGGGATCTCCTCGCTCCCAGTGAACGTCCTTAACCCAATCGAGGGGACGCCGCTGGGCGACCGACTCGGTGACGACGCGGCGATTTCTACCAACGAACTCATCAGCACCATCGCGGTCTATCGGTTGCTCCACCCCCACGCGCGGGTGCGACTCACGGGTGGCCGCGAGGTCAATCTCGAGACGGACGAACAACACCTGCCGTTCGAGGCGGGAGCCGACGGCATTCTGACCGGCGACTACCTCACCACCTCGGGGCAGTCTCCCGGCGACGACATTGAGGCGATCGAGCGGGCCGGAATGGAGCCGAACATGACCGTCCACGAGTTCGATACCGAGGCCGTCAAGGCACGGACGAAACGGGAACGCAGGACGGTTGAAACGGCAGCAGGATCGGCGAACAGCAACGCGGAACTGGAGAATTAA